In Kaistella faecalis, a genomic segment contains:
- the odhB gene encoding 2-oxoglutarate dehydrogenase complex dihydrolipoyllysine-residue succinyltransferase yields MSILEMKVPSPGESITEVEIASWLVKDGDYVEKDQPIAEVDSDKATLELPAEQSGVITLKAEEGEVVQVGQVVCLIDMDAAKPSGSSEAPKTENAEAPKAEEKVVEKAAIVQEAKKEEKPAATSYAAGTPSPAAKKILDEKGVDAAQVSGSGKGGRITKNDAETASVPAMGAASTGGSRGSSTTKLSVLRRKLAARLVSVKNETAMLTTFNEVDMSEIFRLRKQYKEEFAQKHGVGLGFMSFFTKAVTRALQLYPDVNASIDGDYKINYDFCDISIAVSGPKGLMVPVLRNAETMTFRGVEANIKSLAEKVRDGKITVDEMTGGTFTVTNGGTFGSMMSTPIINPPQSAILGMHNILQRPMAIDGQVVIRPMMYVAMSYDHRIIDGKESVGFLVAVKEAIDNPVEFLMGGDERKALEL; encoded by the coding sequence ATGTCAATATTAGAAATGAAAGTCCCTTCTCCGGGAGAATCTATTACAGAAGTTGAAATCGCATCTTGGTTGGTGAAGGACGGCGATTATGTTGAGAAAGACCAGCCAATTGCTGAAGTTGATTCTGACAAAGCAACCCTTGAACTGCCTGCAGAGCAAAGTGGTGTAATTACTTTGAAAGCCGAAGAAGGTGAAGTTGTTCAGGTTGGTCAGGTAGTTTGCCTCATTGATATGGATGCTGCTAAGCCAAGCGGTTCTTCAGAAGCACCAAAAACTGAAAACGCAGAAGCTCCGAAAGCCGAAGAAAAAGTGGTTGAAAAAGCTGCAATCGTGCAGGAAGCTAAGAAAGAAGAAAAACCTGCAGCTACAAGTTATGCCGCAGGAACACCTTCACCAGCTGCAAAGAAAATTCTGGATGAAAAAGGGGTAGATGCTGCTCAGGTTTCAGGTTCTGGAAAAGGTGGAAGAATCACCAAGAATGATGCAGAAACTGCTTCGGTACCTGCAATGGGTGCTGCTTCTACGGGAGGTTCCAGAGGTTCAAGTACAACAAAACTTTCAGTTCTGAGAAGAAAACTGGCAGCAAGATTGGTTTCTGTGAAAAATGAAACTGCAATGCTGACGACTTTTAACGAAGTTGATATGTCTGAAATTTTCAGGTTAAGAAAACAATATAAAGAAGAATTTGCTCAGAAACACGGCGTTGGGTTAGGATTTATGTCCTTCTTTACGAAAGCAGTTACAAGAGCTCTTCAACTATATCCTGATGTGAATGCTTCAATTGATGGCGATTACAAAATTAATTATGACTTCTGCGATATTTCAATCGCGGTTTCAGGACCGAAAGGTTTGATGGTTCCGGTATTGAGAAATGCAGAAACTATGACTTTCCGTGGAGTCGAAGCTAACATAAAATCTTTGGCAGAAAAAGTAAGAGACGGTAAAATTACTGTTGATGAGATGACTGGCGGTACTTTCACTGTAACCAACGGTGGAACTTTCGGATCCATGATGTCAACACCAATCATTAATCCTCCGCAGTCTGCAATTTTGGGTATGCATAATATTCTTCAAAGACCAATGGCCATCGACGGGCAAGTGGTAATTCGCCCAATGATGTACGTCGCTATGTCTTATGACCACAGAATTATCGACGGTAAGGAATCAGTTGGTTTCTTAGTGGCTGTAAAAGAGGCAATTGACAATCCTGTTGAATTCCTGATGGGCGGCGATGAAAGAAAAGCACTTGAATTATAA
- a CDS encoding 2-oxoglutarate dehydrogenase E1 component produces MDKFSFLNAAHSQLIEDLYQQYLKYPDSLEPSWKAFFQGFDFALENYGDELQENSSVPNAATQVAQFANQSASKGQIPEDIQKEFKVLNLIEGYRHRGHLFTNTNPVRQRRHYEPSLAIENFGLSQADLTQKFNSATEIGMPGAATLQDIVKRLENIYCESIGVEYMHINNTEEKLYIRKWLQVNENRPQLNASEKTEILGKLNQAVAFENYLHTKFVGQKRFSLEGGESLIPALDQLITRSSQLGVDEVVLGMAHRGRLNVLTNIFGKSYKQIFSEFEGKEFEEDVFSGDVKYHLGSSKKIKTANGEEVSINLTPNPSHLETVAALVEGICRAKVDDTYHDYKKVLPIVIHGDGAIAGQGIVYEVAQMMTLEGYKTGGTVHIVVNNQVSFTTNYLDARSSIYCTDIAKVTESPVMHVNADDVEAVVHAIRFAADFRAQFGKDVYIDLLGYRKYGHNEGDEPRFTQPNLYKAISKHPNPREIYKQVLIQEGIVSDEILKKMETEFKTLLDADFDASKEIEKNAMAIFMEDAWKDFPLCPRGSMQNSVDTGFDIKALKELAVKMTTLPADKKFINKITRLFENRLKMIEGNALDWALGEWLAYATLLTEGKNVRISGEDVERGTFSHRHAMVKTEDTEEEYIPLRHISESRFDIYNSHLSEYGVLGFDYGYAMASPNTLTIWEAQFGDFVNGAQIIIDQYLAAAEEKWKIQNGLVMLLPHGFEGQGAEHSSARLERFLGLCANENMVVANATTPANYFHLLRRQLKWNFRKPLVVMTPKSLLRHPKVVSPLEDFATGTFQPVIDDAVANPAKIEKLILCSGKIYYELLAKKEELNCENIALVRFEQLYPLQNDKIAEILSKYSSRTQLLWVQEEPENMGAWTYILRNFRDTGIQVVAPVASGSPAPGSHKMFERNQNNVINRVFDRDDAPAKRPVTA; encoded by the coding sequence ATGGACAAATTTTCATTCCTAAACGCTGCACATTCGCAGTTAATCGAAGACTTATACCAACAATATTTAAAATATCCCGATAGTTTAGAGCCTTCCTGGAAAGCATTTTTCCAGGGATTTGATTTTGCGCTCGAGAATTATGGGGACGAACTGCAAGAAAATTCATCTGTTCCAAATGCTGCCACGCAGGTAGCGCAGTTTGCCAACCAATCTGCTTCTAAAGGGCAGATTCCGGAAGATATCCAGAAGGAATTCAAAGTGCTGAATTTAATCGAAGGATACAGACACCGTGGACATCTTTTCACTAACACTAATCCTGTTCGCCAGAGAAGACATTACGAGCCATCACTCGCTATTGAGAATTTCGGTCTTTCACAGGCAGATTTGACGCAGAAGTTCAATTCCGCTACAGAAATCGGCATGCCGGGCGCTGCCACGCTTCAGGATATTGTGAAGCGTTTGGAAAATATCTATTGCGAATCCATCGGAGTAGAGTATATGCACATTAACAATACTGAAGAAAAACTGTATATCAGAAAATGGCTTCAGGTAAATGAAAACCGCCCTCAGCTTAATGCTTCCGAAAAAACGGAAATTTTAGGCAAACTGAATCAGGCAGTAGCTTTTGAAAATTATCTTCATACGAAATTCGTCGGTCAAAAAAGATTCTCGCTGGAAGGAGGCGAATCTCTAATTCCTGCTTTGGATCAGCTCATCACGCGTTCCTCGCAATTGGGAGTTGATGAAGTAGTTCTTGGAATGGCGCATAGAGGAAGATTAAACGTACTCACCAATATTTTCGGAAAATCATACAAACAGATTTTCTCGGAATTTGAAGGAAAAGAATTTGAAGAGGATGTATTCTCGGGTGACGTGAAATATCACTTGGGTTCATCTAAAAAAATAAAAACAGCAAACGGTGAGGAGGTTTCTATCAACCTTACGCCGAATCCATCGCATCTGGAAACAGTTGCAGCTTTGGTTGAAGGGATTTGCCGTGCGAAGGTAGATGATACTTACCACGATTATAAAAAAGTGCTTCCTATCGTAATTCACGGTGACGGTGCAATTGCAGGACAGGGAATTGTGTACGAAGTCGCGCAGATGATGACGCTTGAAGGTTACAAAACCGGTGGTACAGTTCATATCGTTGTAAACAATCAGGTTTCATTTACTACCAATTATTTAGATGCCCGTTCGTCGATTTACTGTACAGATATTGCTAAAGTTACCGAATCTCCGGTGATGCATGTAAACGCTGATGATGTAGAAGCTGTAGTTCATGCAATCAGGTTTGCTGCAGATTTCCGTGCACAGTTTGGTAAAGATGTTTATATCGATCTTTTAGGTTACAGAAAATACGGTCATAACGAAGGTGATGAGCCCCGTTTTACCCAACCGAATTTATACAAAGCCATTTCAAAACACCCGAATCCCAGAGAAATCTACAAACAGGTTCTTATTCAGGAAGGAATTGTTTCCGATGAGATTTTGAAGAAAATGGAAACGGAATTCAAAACACTTTTGGATGCAGATTTCGACGCTTCTAAAGAAATTGAAAAAAATGCGATGGCCATCTTTATGGAAGATGCCTGGAAAGATTTCCCGCTTTGTCCCCGTGGCTCAATGCAGAACAGCGTTGATACAGGCTTCGACATTAAAGCACTGAAAGAATTAGCAGTAAAGATGACCACTTTACCCGCTGATAAAAAATTCATTAATAAAATCACCAGACTTTTCGAGAATCGTCTTAAAATGATTGAAGGCAATGCTTTGGATTGGGCACTTGGTGAATGGCTGGCTTATGCGACATTACTTACTGAAGGTAAAAATGTACGTATTTCCGGGGAAGATGTGGAGAGAGGAACATTCTCTCACCGTCACGCAATGGTTAAAACAGAAGATACAGAAGAAGAATACATCCCGTTAAGACATATTTCAGAAAGCAGGTTCGATATCTATAACTCTCACCTTTCGGAATACGGAGTTCTTGGCTTCGATTATGGTTATGCGATGGCTTCGCCAAATACACTTACAATTTGGGAAGCACAGTTTGGGGATTTCGTAAACGGAGCTCAAATTATCATCGACCAGTATTTAGCTGCTGCTGAAGAAAAATGGAAAATTCAGAATGGTCTGGTTATGCTTCTTCCTCACGGTTTCGAAGGTCAGGGCGCGGAACATTCATCTGCGAGACTCGAGAGATTCTTAGGACTCTGTGCCAACGAAAATATGGTTGTAGCAAATGCAACTACGCCGGCGAACTATTTCCACCTGTTAAGAAGACAGCTTAAGTGGAATTTCAGAAAACCGTTGGTTGTAATGACTCCAAAATCATTGTTGCGTCATCCGAAAGTGGTTTCTCCGCTCGAAGATTTTGCAACCGGAACATTCCAGCCTGTAATTGATGATGCTGTAGCGAACCCCGCAAAAATTGAAAAACTGATTCTGTGTTCAGGTAAAATTTACTACGAACTTCTAGCCAAGAAAGAAGAACTTAATTGCGAAAATATTGCTTTGGTTAGATTTGAGCAGCTTTATCCGCTTCAGAACGATAAAATTGCAGAAATCCTTAGTAAGTACAGCAGCAGAACCCAATTGCTTTGGGTTCAGGAAGAACCGGAAAACATGGGAGCGTGGACTTATATTCTGCGTAACTTCCGAGATACCGGAATTCAGGTGGTGGCACCTGTTGCCAGTGGTTCACCGGCTCCGGGAAGCCATAAAATGTTCGAAAGAAACCAGAACAATGTGATCAACAGAGTTTTCGACCGTGATGATGCACCTGCAAAACGACCGGTTACCGCTTAA